A part of Planctomycetota bacterium genomic DNA contains:
- a CDS encoding class I SAM-dependent methyltransferase, whose product MGTFEDFYSIPRLYDILHAPGTMSDVRVLRRLRRAHVPRHEGPDVWLEPGCGTGRYLRAAARLKVRGIGFDSEPKMVAFARRTARDAGVCQSQTGEGDGGVRIFAARMEDFASGRRLPPVTMAFNLINTIRHLTSDRAMVEHLRSVGGVLRPGGVYVVGISLCAYGLESITEDVWKGSRDGVRVSQVVQYIPPAGARGESARNERVISHLTVRTGVGKRVRERHIDSTYALRGYNLAQWRDVVSRGGLRVVGVTDGEGVPATPREPGYYLFILARDGQDPGPAQSARGARRTRGLRARP is encoded by the coding sequence ATGGGCACGTTCGAGGACTTCTATTCCATCCCGCGACTGTACGACATTCTGCACGCGCCCGGCACGATGTCGGACGTGCGCGTGCTGCGCCGCCTGCGCCGTGCGCACGTGCCGCGCCACGAGGGGCCCGACGTGTGGCTGGAGCCCGGCTGCGGCACGGGCCGGTACCTGCGTGCGGCGGCACGCCTCAAGGTGCGCGGGATCGGCTTCGACAGCGAGCCGAAGATGGTCGCGTTCGCCCGCCGCACGGCCCGCGACGCGGGCGTCTGCCAGTCGCAGACCGGGGAGGGCGACGGGGGCGTGCGCATCTTCGCCGCCCGCATGGAGGACTTCGCGTCGGGGCGGCGTCTGCCCCCTGTGACGATGGCGTTCAACCTGATCAACACCATCCGCCACCTGACGAGCGACCGCGCGATGGTCGAGCACCTGCGCAGTGTCGGGGGCGTGCTGCGCCCCGGGGGCGTGTACGTGGTGGGCATCAGCCTGTGCGCGTACGGGCTGGAGAGCATCACCGAGGACGTCTGGAAGGGCTCGCGCGACGGGGTCCGCGTCTCGCAGGTCGTGCAGTACATCCCGCCCGCGGGCGCACGCGGAGAATCGGCCCGCAACGAGCGCGTGATCAGCCATCTCACCGTGCGGACTGGGGTGGGGAAGCGCGTCCGCGAGCGGCACATCGATTCGACGTACGCCCTGCGCGGGTACAACCTCGCGCAGTGGCGGGACGTCGTGTCGCGGGGCGGGCTGCGCGTCGTCGGCGTCACCGACGGCGAAGGCGTGCCGGCGACGCCCCGCGAGCCCGGGTACTACCTCTTCATTCTCGCCCGGGACGGGCAGGATCCGGGGCCTGCACAGAGCGCACGAGGCGCGCGCCGGACTCGGGGTCTTCGAGCACGACCATGA
- a CDS encoding DinB family protein: MNRSEELAGAIEMSRALLVRFLPGFTDETHTAQFPGLPNHLAWNLGHLAHTCHRCAAMLDGLEAFPAADFVPGDAGNPERYAIESIAFGSVPVADPARYPRLARCSAIFDAAIARYAAAVRALEDPDRVVSWGGTPLTAAQLVIRMVFHNGTHCGEILDLRRALRLGRILG; this comes from the coding sequence ATGAACCGATCCGAAGAACTCGCCGGCGCCATCGAGATGTCGCGGGCGCTGCTCGTCCGATTCCTTCCGGGCTTCACCGACGAAACCCACACCGCGCAGTTCCCCGGCCTGCCGAACCACCTGGCCTGGAACCTCGGGCACCTCGCGCACACCTGCCACCGCTGCGCCGCGATGCTCGACGGGCTGGAGGCCTTCCCCGCAGCGGACTTCGTGCCCGGCGACGCGGGAAACCCCGAGCGCTACGCCATCGAGTCCATCGCGTTCGGGTCCGTGCCCGTGGCCGACCCCGCCCGCTACCCGCGATTGGCCCGGTGCAGCGCGATCTTCGACGCGGCCATCGCCCGCTACGCCGCCGCGGTGCGCGCGCTGGAAGATCCCGACCGCGTGGTGTCGTGGGGCGGCACGCCGCTCACCGCGGCGCAGCTCGTGATCCGCATGGTCTTCCACAACGGCACGCACTGCGGCGAGATCCTGGACCTCCGCCGGGCGCTTCGCCTCGGGCGCATCCTGGGCTAG